The Pseudomonas azadiae genome includes a window with the following:
- the rtcR gene encoding RNA repair transcriptional activator RtcR: protein MKHKRTVAIGFIGSKLDRVGKGASRWNHWRPSVGLCQQDNLQIDRLELIHDLDARDVSLAERVRADIQHISPTTEVRLHPMPLSNPWDFEEVYGALHDFTSAYTFDTEREDYLVHITTGTHVAQICWFLLTEARTLPARLIQTAPNRRPDDTAPATGTHTLIDLDLSRYDRIASRFAHQRLEGLAFLKSGIATRNSAFNASIEQIERVAVRSTAPMLLIGPTGAGKSFLARRIYELKRSRHQLQGRFVEVNCATLRGDGAMSALFGHIKGAFTGAQNARDGLLRAADGGMLFLDEIGELGADEQAMLLKAIEEKRFYPMGADREVASDFLIIAGTHRDLRERVAQGAFREDLYARVNLWTFELPGLAGRREDIEPNIDFELERHAREHGRRVRFNLQARRRYLAFACSSEAAWLGNFRELSASITRMATLADSGRIDEAQVDAEIQRLRYAWGLSEPDALLPADLDLFDRLQLKAVLDVCRQSDSLSDAGRRLFGVSRQAKAQPNDADRLRKYLARFSIEWKQLKP, encoded by the coding sequence ATGAAACACAAGCGTACAGTCGCCATCGGGTTTATCGGGTCCAAGCTGGATCGCGTCGGCAAGGGTGCCAGCCGCTGGAATCACTGGCGTCCCAGCGTCGGCCTGTGCCAGCAAGACAACCTGCAGATCGATCGCCTGGAACTGATCCACGACCTCGACGCCCGCGACGTCAGCCTGGCCGAGCGGGTGCGCGCCGACATCCAGCACATCTCGCCGACCACCGAGGTGCGCCTGCACCCGATGCCGCTGAGCAACCCCTGGGATTTCGAAGAGGTCTACGGCGCCCTGCACGACTTCACCAGCGCCTACACCTTCGACACCGAACGCGAGGACTACCTGGTCCACATCACCACCGGCACCCACGTGGCGCAGATCTGCTGGTTCCTGCTGACCGAGGCACGCACCCTGCCCGCCCGCCTGATCCAGACCGCGCCCAACCGCCGCCCCGACGACACCGCGCCCGCCACCGGCACCCACACCCTGATCGATCTTGACCTGTCGCGCTACGACCGTATCGCCTCGCGCTTCGCCCATCAGCGCCTGGAAGGCCTGGCGTTTCTGAAGTCGGGGATCGCCACGCGCAACAGCGCCTTCAATGCCAGCATCGAGCAGATCGAGCGCGTGGCCGTGCGCTCCACGGCGCCGATGCTGCTGATCGGCCCCACCGGCGCGGGTAAATCCTTCCTCGCCCGGCGCATCTACGAACTCAAGCGCAGCCGTCATCAACTGCAAGGCCGTTTCGTGGAAGTCAATTGCGCCACCCTGCGCGGCGATGGAGCGATGTCGGCGCTGTTCGGGCACATCAAGGGCGCCTTCACCGGCGCGCAAAACGCCCGGGACGGGCTGCTGCGCGCGGCGGATGGCGGCATGCTGTTCCTTGATGAAATCGGCGAGCTGGGCGCGGATGAACAGGCGATGCTGCTCAAGGCCATCGAAGAAAAACGCTTCTACCCCATGGGCGCCGACCGCGAAGTGGCCAGCGACTTCCTGATCATCGCCGGCACCCACCGCGACCTGCGCGAGCGCGTGGCCCAGGGGGCGTTTCGCGAAGACCTGTATGCACGGGTCAACCTGTGGACCTTTGAACTGCCGGGCCTGGCGGGCCGGCGCGAAGACATCGAGCCCAATATCGATTTCGAGCTGGAGCGCCACGCCCGCGAACACGGCCGCCGCGTGCGCTTCAACCTGCAGGCACGGCGCCGCTACCTGGCGTTTGCCTGCTCCAGCGAAGCGGCGTGGCTGGGCAATTTTCGTGAACTGTCCGCCTCCATCACACGCATGGCGACCCTGGCCGACAGCGGCCGTATCGACGAAGCCCAGGTCGACGCCGAGATCCAGCGCCTGCGTTACGCCTGGGGGCTGTCGGAGCCCGATGCGCTGCTGCCTGCCGACCTGGACCTGTTCGACCGCTTGCAACTCAAGGCGGTGCTCGACGTGTGCCGCCAATCGGACAGCCTCTCCGACGCCGGCCGCCGGCTGTTCGGTGTGTCCCGCCAGGCCAAGGCGCAGCCCAATGATGCGGATCGGTTGCGCAAGTACCTGGCGCGGTTTTCGATTGAGTGGAAGCAGTTGAAGCCCTAG
- a CDS encoding EamA family transporter, translated as MDNSDIAITLVLISAFMHATWNAVVRAGSSRFITLAMVDGTALLICLAALPLVNVPSPQVWGYVLVSVVLNTIYRLFLIKAYETGDFGQVYPVMRGVPPVLVALVSCLVLHEQLSSQAMAGVLLICAGIISLTFVRRMTAQMFKPILMAVCAGAFIASYTVVDAIGVRASETVLQYIIYLTIFQSIPIPVLAFFKQRPALAQAVCGQWRVGVMGGVFYLASYGLVLFALSLDAVAKVSALRETSVIIGAIIAALFFHERFGWRRMLSAFVIVCGIILIKVST; from the coding sequence ATGGACAACTCCGACATCGCAATCACCCTTGTCTTGATCTCCGCCTTCATGCACGCCACCTGGAATGCTGTTGTCCGCGCTGGCAGCAGCCGCTTCATCACGTTGGCTATGGTCGATGGCACTGCGTTACTCATCTGCCTGGCGGCGTTGCCACTCGTCAATGTGCCAAGCCCGCAGGTGTGGGGCTATGTGCTGGTGTCCGTGGTACTCAATACGATCTACCGATTGTTTTTGATCAAAGCCTACGAGACCGGCGATTTCGGTCAGGTCTACCCGGTGATGCGCGGTGTACCGCCGGTATTGGTCGCGCTAGTTTCCTGCCTTGTGCTCCACGAACAATTGTCATCCCAGGCAATGGCGGGAGTGCTGCTGATCTGTGCTGGCATCATCAGCCTGACATTTGTGCGCAGGATGACTGCGCAGATGTTCAAGCCAATTCTGATGGCGGTGTGTGCGGGGGCGTTCATTGCGTCCTACACGGTGGTGGATGCCATAGGCGTCAGAGCCAGTGAGACGGTGTTGCAATACATCATTTATTTGACGATATTTCAGAGTATTCCGATTCCCGTGCTGGCTTTTTTCAAGCAGCGGCCGGCACTGGCGCAAGCTGTTTGCGGCCAATGGCGCGTGGGCGTGATGGGCGGCGTTTTTTACTTGGCTTCCTACGGTCTGGTGTTGTTTGCGCTGTCGCTGGATGCGGTTGCCAAGGTCTCAGCACTGCGGGAAACCAGTGTTATTATCGGCGCCATTATCGCCGCGCTGTTCTTCCATGAGCGCTTCGGCTGGCGGCGAATGCTTTCAGCCTTCGTTATCGTTTGTGGAATCATCCTGATCAAAGTGAGCACCTGA
- a CDS encoding LysR family transcriptional regulator, with product MARRPPPTPMLQAFISAAQTGSFARAASELNLTASAISHQIAGLEEWWGVQLFERHSRGVKLTAAGRALLPVVDGFFQELEAVLHSLNPSKPRPLYLSCTSSLCSTWLIPRMHGSHTEASFNLELVLTSADISRTNPEAHQFDVAIVMGDGDYPDHYAELLMHDAVFPVFSPGFQKVNGDIALADIARYPLIHRVDDHVCPSWENWFSFQGLAPAPYHHGPRFPDSGLAISLAVKGGGIALGRTALVYDALKDGTLVALNAPVMMSPAAYYIICRNGRQSEPDIARLFEWLKAQAQVFVREVTFYQDH from the coding sequence ATGGCCCGACGTCCGCCACCCACTCCCATGCTTCAGGCCTTCATCAGCGCGGCGCAAACGGGAAGTTTCGCCCGCGCTGCTTCGGAGTTGAACCTTACCGCCAGTGCTATCAGCCATCAAATCGCAGGCCTGGAGGAATGGTGGGGTGTGCAGTTATTCGAGCGCCATTCACGGGGCGTTAAACTCACGGCTGCAGGGCGGGCCTTGCTTCCGGTGGTCGATGGTTTTTTCCAGGAGCTTGAGGCGGTGTTGCATTCGCTGAACCCTAGCAAACCCCGGCCGCTTTATCTTTCATGCACGTCTTCTCTTTGTTCCACCTGGCTGATTCCCAGGATGCATGGGTCTCATACCGAGGCCTCGTTCAATCTCGAGCTGGTGCTGACCAGTGCCGATATAAGTCGAACCAATCCAGAGGCTCATCAATTCGATGTGGCGATCGTGATGGGGGACGGTGACTACCCTGATCATTACGCCGAACTGTTGATGCACGATGCGGTGTTCCCCGTGTTCTCGCCGGGTTTTCAAAAGGTGAATGGCGATATCGCATTGGCGGATATTGCACGTTACCCGCTGATTCATCGGGTCGATGATCACGTGTGTCCAAGCTGGGAAAACTGGTTTTCGTTCCAGGGGCTGGCACCTGCGCCATATCACCATGGGCCACGCTTTCCGGACTCTGGCCTGGCGATCAGTCTTGCGGTCAAAGGTGGCGGGATCGCGCTGGGCCGTACGGCATTGGTCTATGACGCTTTGAAAGACGGCACCTTGGTGGCGCTGAACGCTCCTGTGATGATGTCACCCGCTGCGTACTACATCATTTGCCGAAATGGACGCCAGTCAGAGCCCGATATCGCCCGACTGTTCGAGTGGCTCAAAGCCCAGGCGCAAGTGTTTGTGCGCGAGGTGACTTTTTACCAAGACCACTGA
- the rtcA gene encoding RNA 3'-terminal phosphate cyclase → MQQDVIELDGAIGGGQVLRSGLSLSMVTGRTLSIKNIRARRSRPGLMRQHLTAVLAAAQVCGAKVYGAQLGSQALVFAPGPIQGGDYRFAIGTAGSCTLVLQTVLPALLCAPNTSRVTICGGTHNPLAPPVDFLQRAWLPLLRGMGARIELNLNRYGFVPAGGGELEAFIQPSVLAPLQLMQRGNLLEARAITLNAGLPAQVGEREFKRVRQRLPFDAAQCLPVEIDPLQGPGNVLMLEYVHAHVTEVFSAFGLTNLRAETVADQAIDQAMAWQATDTAVGEHLADQLLLPMALAGGGRFTTSHMSDHLHSNMRVIQRFLPVVIDSHVREEGGLLIECRAR, encoded by the coding sequence ATGCAACAGGACGTGATTGAACTCGACGGCGCCATCGGCGGTGGCCAGGTATTGCGCAGTGGCCTGAGTCTGTCGATGGTGACCGGCCGGACCCTGAGTATCAAAAATATTCGCGCCAGGCGCAGTCGGCCGGGCTTGATGCGCCAGCACCTGACCGCCGTACTGGCGGCGGCGCAAGTCTGCGGGGCCAAGGTGTACGGTGCGCAATTGGGCTCGCAGGCGTTGGTATTCGCGCCTGGGCCGATTCAAGGCGGTGACTACCGCTTCGCCATCGGCACGGCCGGCAGTTGCACCCTGGTGTTGCAGACCGTGCTGCCGGCTTTACTGTGTGCGCCCAACACCAGCCGCGTGACGATCTGCGGCGGCACCCATAACCCGTTGGCGCCGCCCGTGGACTTCCTGCAGCGTGCCTGGCTGCCGCTGTTGCGAGGCATGGGCGCGCGGATCGAATTGAATCTGAACCGTTATGGCTTTGTGCCCGCCGGTGGCGGTGAGTTGGAGGCGTTTATCCAGCCCAGTGTGCTGGCACCGTTACAGCTGATGCAGCGCGGCAACCTGCTCGAAGCCCGTGCGATAACGCTCAACGCCGGGTTGCCGGCCCAGGTCGGCGAGCGCGAGTTCAAGCGTGTGCGCCAGCGTTTGCCATTCGACGCCGCACAGTGCCTGCCGGTCGAGATTGACCCCCTTCAAGGTCCTGGCAATGTGCTGATGCTGGAATACGTCCACGCCCATGTCACTGAAGTGTTCAGCGCCTTCGGCCTGACCAACCTGCGCGCCGAAACCGTGGCCGACCAGGCGATCGACCAGGCCATGGCGTGGCAAGCAACCGACACGGCGGTGGGCGAGCACCTGGCCGATCAATTGCTGTTGCCGATGGCATTGGCCGGTGGCGGTCGTTTCACCACGTCGCACATGAGTGACCATCTGCACAGCAATATGCGCGTGATCCAGCGCTTCCTGCCCGTGGTGATCGACAGCCACGTGCGCGAAGAGGGCGGCTTGCTGATCGAGTGCCGCGCCCGCTAG
- a CDS encoding LacI family DNA-binding transcriptional regulator: MNNKKRPTIATVAAHAGLSVATVDRVLNARAPVNPQTAEQVVQAAEAVGYFAARLIGQRIRERRPTYRFGILLLATAQAFYAGLAQAISEAAEQHAGANLSCEFEYITDRTPAAIVAQIEHLAVKCDGLAVVSFAHPLINACLAQIRTAGVPVVALLSDIHERADEPYVGQDNHVVGRTMGWLLARTCGASKGSVGILLGGHRFLGHHARVKGLHGYLAEHAPGLKPLEPLINLDNCDITEEATLDLISRHRDLRGLCVVGGGGDGIISALAQLPKRPALCCILQESTELSRQALGRGLVDVVIDSQPRPTATALVALMVELQSAEAFDPARHRVYIPPHIVTSENL; the protein is encoded by the coding sequence GTGGCCACCGTCGACCGCGTATTGAATGCGCGTGCGCCGGTCAATCCGCAGACCGCCGAACAGGTGGTCCAGGCCGCCGAGGCCGTGGGTTATTTTGCGGCGCGGTTGATCGGCCAGCGCATCCGCGAACGCCGGCCGACCTATCGTTTCGGCATCCTGCTGCTGGCCACCGCCCAGGCGTTCTACGCGGGCCTGGCGCAGGCGATCAGCGAGGCCGCCGAGCAACATGCCGGCGCCAACCTGAGCTGCGAGTTCGAATACATCACTGATCGCACCCCCGCCGCCATCGTCGCGCAGATCGAACACCTGGCCGTGAAGTGCGACGGGCTCGCGGTGGTCAGCTTTGCCCATCCGCTGATCAACGCCTGCCTGGCGCAGATCCGCACGGCCGGCGTGCCGGTGGTGGCCTTGCTCTCGGACATTCACGAACGCGCCGATGAACCCTACGTAGGCCAGGACAACCATGTGGTCGGCCGCACCATGGGCTGGCTGCTCGCGCGCACCTGTGGCGCAAGCAAAGGCAGCGTGGGAATCCTGCTCGGCGGCCATCGTTTTCTCGGCCACCACGCGCGGGTCAAAGGCTTGCACGGCTACCTGGCGGAACACGCGCCCGGGCTCAAGCCGCTGGAGCCGTTGATCAACCTGGATAACTGCGACATCACCGAAGAGGCCACCCTCGACCTGATCAGCCGCCACCGCGACCTGCGCGGCCTGTGCGTGGTGGGCGGCGGCGGTGATGGCATCATCAGCGCCCTGGCGCAATTGCCCAAGCGCCCGGCGTTGTGTTGCATCCTGCAGGAGTCGACCGAGCTGTCGCGCCAGGCGCTGGGCCGAGGCCTGGTGGATGTGGTGATCGATTCCCAGCCAAGGCCCACCGCCACGGCGCTGGTGGCGTTGATGGTAGAACTGCAGAGCGCCGAAGCATTCGACCCGGCGCGGCATCGGGTATACATACCGCCGCACATCGTGACTTCGGAGAACCTCTAG
- a CDS encoding RtcB family protein — protein sequence MQDTTYQLLEVANGKPIKLWTQGVPVEPEARQQLMNTAKMPFIFKHLAVMPDVHLGKGSTIGSVIPTVGAIIPAAVGVDIGCGMIAARTTLTAGDLPDNLHGLRCAIEAAVPHGRTRSRKGRDKGAWEDVPAQADQVWAALHPRFKAITDKYPQLERSNHRQHLGTLGTGNHFVEVCLDEANRVWFMLHSGSRGVGNAIGNLFIQLAQADMRQHLANLPDRDLAYFEEGSQHFDDYVQAVGWAQDFARQNRELMMRAVVQATRQVIGKPFDVALEAVNCHHNYVQKERHFGEEILVTRKGAVSARKGELGIIPGSMGAKSFIVRGLGNEESFCSCSHGAGRIMSRTKAKNTFTVADQIRATAHVECRKDADVIDEIPMAYKDIDQVMHAQRELVEVLHTLRQVVCVKG from the coding sequence ATGCAAGACACCACCTACCAACTGCTGGAAGTCGCCAACGGCAAGCCGATCAAGCTCTGGACCCAGGGCGTGCCCGTGGAACCCGAGGCCCGCCAGCAACTGATGAACACCGCTAAGATGCCGTTCATCTTCAAGCACCTGGCGGTGATGCCGGATGTGCACCTGGGCAAGGGCTCGACCATCGGCAGCGTGATCCCTACGGTGGGCGCGATCATCCCGGCGGCGGTGGGCGTGGACATCGGCTGCGGCATGATCGCCGCGCGTACCACGCTGACCGCCGGCGACTTGCCCGACAACCTCCACGGCCTGCGCTGCGCCATCGAAGCCGCCGTGCCCCATGGCCGCACGCGCAGCCGTAAGGGCCGTGACAAAGGCGCCTGGGAAGACGTGCCGGCCCAGGCCGATCAGGTGTGGGCGGCGCTGCATCCGCGCTTCAAGGCGATCACCGACAAGTACCCGCAACTGGAGCGCAGCAACCACCGCCAGCACCTGGGCACCCTGGGTACCGGCAACCACTTCGTCGAGGTGTGCCTGGATGAAGCCAACCGCGTCTGGTTCATGTTGCACAGCGGCTCGCGTGGCGTGGGCAACGCCATCGGCAACCTGTTTATCCAGTTGGCCCAGGCGGATATGCGTCAGCACCTGGCGAACCTGCCGGACCGCGACCTGGCATATTTCGAAGAAGGCAGCCAGCACTTCGATGACTACGTGCAAGCAGTGGGCTGGGCCCAGGATTTTGCCCGGCAGAACCGCGAGTTGATGATGCGCGCAGTGGTCCAGGCCACGCGCCAGGTGATCGGCAAACCGTTCGACGTGGCGCTGGAAGCGGTGAACTGCCATCACAACTATGTGCAGAAAGAGCGGCACTTCGGCGAAGAGATTCTGGTCACGCGTAAAGGCGCGGTATCGGCCAGGAAGGGCGAGCTGGGGATTATTCCGGGCTCCATGGGCGCCAAAAGCTTCATCGTGCGCGGCCTGGGCAACGAAGAATCGTTCTGCTCCTGCAGCCACGGCGCGGGCCGCATCATGAGCCGCACCAAGGCGAAGAACACCTTCACCGTGGCCGACCAGATCCGCGCCACCGCCCACGTGGAATGCCGCAAGGACGCCGATGTGATCGATGAAATTCCGATGGCCTACAAGGACATCGACCAAGTCATGCACGCCCAGCGCGAGCTGGTGGAGGTGCTGCACACCTTGCGCCAAGTGGTGTGCGTCAAAGGATAA